A stretch of Episyrphus balteatus chromosome 2, idEpiBalt1.1, whole genome shotgun sequence DNA encodes these proteins:
- the LOC129909708 gene encoding multiple inositol polyphosphate phosphatase 1, whose protein sequence is MRDVVRHIRQRTQLDDITPQDAHLMYTICAFETAWNKHKKVSPWCSVFNRKTLHFMEFAEDLEYYWIDGYGYDITHKQACPAIIDMFDHIDPKSVHSNATFYFTHSGTMLKLLAHLGLYKDEQHLTHMDATIPRHWRTSAIDAFASNLAFILYECSDGPKVLTLHQERVVRLPGCPKDKDLCSLKEMRRVFRNSIERCNFNEMCDIAT, encoded by the exons ATGCGCGATGTCGTTCGTCATATTCGACAACGAACCCAGCTTGATGATATCACACCGCAAGACGCCCATTTAATGTACACAATTTGTGCCTTTGAGACAGCATggaataaacataaaaaagtttCACCCTGGTGCTCGGTTTTCAATAGGAAAACATTACATTTTATGGAATTTGCTGAAGATCTTGAATATTATTGGATCGATGGCTATGGCTATGATATTACCCACAAACAGGCTTGCCCTGCTATTATTGATATGTTTGATCATATTGA tccTAAATCAGTGCACAGTAAtgcaacattttattttacccATTCCGGTACGATGCTTAAACTTTTGGCACATCTGGGATTGTACAAGGATGAACAACATTTAACTCATATGGATGCAACGATACCAAGGCATTGGAGGACAAGTGCAATAGATGCGTTTGCCAGCAATTTGGCTTTCATTTTATACGA atgcAGCGATGGGCCAAAAGTATTGACCCTGCACCAAGAGCGTGTTGTTCGTCTTCCTGGTTGTCCAAAAGACAAAGATCTTTGCAGTCTTAAGGAAATGAGACGAGTATTCAGGAACAGTATTGAACGTTGTAATTTCAACGAAATGTGTGATAtcgcaacttaa
- the LOC129908640 gene encoding regulatory-associated protein of mTOR gives MLDQSRCSVGSRKTSMSDSLNASLTLANGYCGTVVPDCQCPICFQSKRHQENIDGITFEKQQWRIRERMKTASVALVLCLNIGVDPPDVVKIQPCSRLECWIDPSSVSAPKAMELIGANLQKQYERWQPRARYKKCHDPTVEDVKKLCTSLRRNAKEERVLFHYNGHGVPKPTANGEIWVFNKTFTQYIPLSIFDLQAWMGAPSIYVYDCSNAGIIINSFNQFAEQHEKEMEKVMQTIGPSALPMVTYKKCIHLAACSANQILPMNSQLPADLFTSCLTTPIKIALKWYSMQGKFDLVPKMHSDLIDKIPGQVNDRRTMLGELNWIFTAITDTIAWNTLPRDLFQKLFRQDLLVASLFRNFLLAERILRSHDCTPVSSPALPPCFRHPMWDAWDLVVDLALQQLPDILEKGAPYKQLPFFEEQLTAFQVWLDRESESRVPPEQLPIVLQVLLSQVHRLRALDLLARFLDLGPWAVNLALGVGIFPYVLKLLQSSAKELRPVLVFIWTKILAVDSSCQVDLVKDHKYFLSVLQDTSVTKEIRTLAAFVLSSIVKNFLLGQTGALQGSLVSICLVQLNDDDWLLRQWLAICLGQLWQNFDKARWSGVRDLAHEKLYHLLQDPVPEVRAAAVFALGTFISSVTDRSEEHANNIDRIIAITLLDKVADDMSPLVRLELVAALQWMVILFESQFVTVYLQEHLPNSAAPTIISHSPTAHPYHHSTHSLERNINMKRGYSSSCISNMACAPSSIPFHAIFLKLWQGIHNLSQDPFPKVAEAAQKVINFVRDSALSLITAKEATTEKCISLSVSLPPSPNTRTNYLGESPPVGLNHSEGKASAVGNKLSVLASGVTSKLRGSMFPDLDYLDRKIRTTSMNDEVDSGSGPSTAPVTDNHLPAGLRNMKPIVTTAFLPWAVSYFTRPGKNRYTNPVSEEQQTMPTDKNSPEYRGREWRFKRNSSVRQIALDQEAFAVSQKIDIQNWMGKTQFTPSIVKLLPYEPQIAVAYKEKVSVYDWSRNSVCSYTPVTNSPSQSSKKNTSGGNGSQTTSAQQASASSSARVGAIEFVNAHDVAMMLVGHDDGIVRVWQEPSFESNRESSRLVTAWDALPLRVSKKEMPGIVMSWQQVTQQLVVAGSTRYLRIWDAEKELKVCDIPVGAETVVKALSPAPPDPTRMDLLAAGCSDGSVRIFDRRCAPNDARVRVYREHAGAILTTYLRDDQTTLVSGCSQGRVNVFDMRGRSTLHQWEVGCDVLAIAVHPGVDLVACGSSQKIAIYRQCGRTQTVLRSHESGFMGPRVGLPSCLSFHSHKVNLAVGFTDNTVAVYGSPGLPVL, from the exons ATGCTCGATCAAAGTCGCTGTTCGGTTGGCAGTCGCAAGACTTCAATGTCTGACAGTCTCAATGCATCCTTAACTCTAGCCAATGGTTATTGCGGAACCGTAGTTCCTGACTGCCAGTGTCCAATATGTTTCCAATCGAAACGCCATCAAGAAAACATCGATGGCATAACATTCGAAAAGCAACAATGGCGTATTCGTGAACGAATGAAAACAGCCAGTGTTGCTTTAGTTCTCTGCCTCAATATTGGTGTCGATCCACCGGATGTTGTCAAAATCCAACCCTGTTCACGTCTCGAATGTTGGATCGACCCATCTTCGGTGTCTGCTCCAAAAGCAATGGAATTAATTGGAGCAAATTTACAAAAGCAATACGAGCGTTGGCAACCTCGAGCACGttacaaaaaatgtcacgatCCCACTGTCGAAGATGTAAAGAAACTCTGCACCAGTTTGCGACGTAACGCCAAAGAAGAGCGTGTCCTCTTTCACTACAATGGCCATGGGGTTCCTAAACCAACAGCCAATGGAGAAATCTGGGTGTTTAATAAAACATTCACACAATACATCCCGCTGTCAATCTTCGATTTACAAGCTTGGATGGGGGCACCATCGATATACGTCTATGATTGTTCCAACGCTGGCATCATTATAAACTCATTCAATCAATTTGCTGAACAACACGAGAAGGAAATGGAAAAAGTAATGCAGACAATCGGACCAAGTGCCCTGCCAATGGTCACTTACAAGAAATGCATTCATCTTGCAGCATGCTCGGCAAACCAAATTCTACCCATGAATTCTCAACTTCCGGCCGATTTATTCACATCCTGCCTCACAACACCAATAAAAATCGCTCTCAAATGGTACTCGATGCAGGGCAAATTCGATCTTGTCCCAAAAATGCACAGTGATCTGATTGACAAGATCCCTGGACAAGTCAACGATCGCCGAACAATGCTGGGTGAATTGAATTGGATCTTCACTGCAATCACCGACACAATTGCCTGGAATACGCTGCCCAGAGATCTGTTTCAGAAACTCTTCCGACAGGATTTGCTTGTAGCAAGCTTGTTTAGGAATTTCCTGCTCGCCGAACGGATTCTCCGCTCACACGACTGCACGCCTGTTTCTAGCCCTGCGCTGCCACCATGCTTCCGACATCCAATGTGGGATGCATGGGATCTAGTTGTGGATTTAGCTCTCCAACAACTGCCTGATATTTTGGAAAAGGGTGCTCCCTACAAGCAACTTCCATTCTTCGAGGAGCAACTAACTGCATTTCAAGTTTGGCTTGATAGAGAATCTGAATCGAGGGTGCCTCCGGAACAGTTGCCAATTGTTTTGCAAGTTCTTCTCTCGCAGGTTCATCGTTTGAGGGCCTTGGATCTGTTGGCTCGATTTCTAGACCTCGGTCCATGGGCCGTTAATCTTGCCCTTGGTGTCGGTATATTCCCCTATGTACTTAAATTACTACAGAGCTCTGCGAAGGAACTGCGACCAGTATTGGTGTTCATATGGACGAAAATTCTAGCTGTAGATTCGTCTTGTCAAGTAGATTTGGTTAAGGATCATAAATATTTTCTCTCTGTTCTTCAAGACACCAGTGTCACGAAGGAAATACGAACTCTAGCTGCATTTGTGCTCTCTAGCATTGTTAAGAACTTCCTCCTGGGACAAACTGGTGCACTTCAGGGCTCTCTGGTGTCGATATGTTTAGTTCAACTAAACGACGACGATTGGCTTCTTCGTCAATGGCTAGCGATATGCTTGGGACAGCTATGGCAAAACTTTGACAAGGCGCGTTGGTCTGGCGTTCGTGATTTGGCCCACGAAAAACTATATCACCTCCTTCAAGATCCCGTACCCGAAGTTAGAGCTGCAGCCGTGTTTGCCCTCGGAACATTCATCAGTTCAGTGACAGATCGTTCCGAAGAGCATGCAAATAACATTGACAGAATAATAGCGATTACGTTGTTGGATAAAGTTGCCGATGATATGTCGCCTCTGGTTCGCTTGGAACTAGTTGCCGCTCTCCAGTGGATGGTTATTCTCTTTGAATCGCAATTTGTCACAGTTTATCTTCAAGAGCACCTCCCGAACTCAGCTGCTCCCACCATTATCTCACATAGTCCGACTGCTCATCCGTACCATCATTCTACTCATAGTTTAGAGCGCAACATAAACATGAAACGCGGCTATAGCTCAAGTTGTATATCGAATATGGCTTGTGCTCCTTCGAGCATTCCTTTCCATGCAATCTTCCTAAAACTCTGGCAAGGAATTCATAATCTTAGTCAAGATCCTTTTCCCAAAGTTGCCGAAGCTGCGCAAAAGGTTATTAACTTTGTTAGGGACTCGGCTTTGTCCCTAATCACTGCGAAGGAAGCAACTACAGAGAAATGCATTAGCTTGAGTGTTAGCCTGCCACCAAGTCCCAACACGCGGACGAATTATCTGGGAGAATCGCCGCCCGTAGGTCTGAATCACTCTGAAGGAAAGGCCAGTGCAGTGGGCAATAAACTCAGTGTTCTTGCAAGTGGGGTAACTTCAAAACTCCGAGGCTCTATGTTTCCCGATTTGGACTATCTCGACCGAAAGATCCGAACGACTTCTATGAATGACGAAGTTGATAGTGGTTCAGGTCCATCGACTGCTCCTGTTACAGATAATCATTTGCCAGCGGGACTACGGAATATGAAGCCAATTGTCACCACAGCTTTCCTTCCCTGGGCTGTTAGCTATTTCACTCGTCCCGGCAAAAATCGTTACACAAATCCAGTCAGCGAAGAGCAACAAACAATGCCCACGGACAAGAATTCTCCAGAATATCGTGGTCGCGAATGGCGATTTAAGAGAAACTCCAGCGTCCGACAAATAGCCCTCGATCAAGAGGCTTTTGCGGTAtctcaaaaaattgatattcaaaATTGGATGGGAAAGACTCAGTTTACACCTTCTATTGTGAAGCTATTGCCATATGAGCCGCAAATTGCAGTGGCGTACAAAGAGAAGGTTTCTGTGTACGATTGGAGTCGAAATTCAGTGTGTTCCTACACACCGGTTACGAATAGTCCAAGTCAgagtagtaaaaaaaataccagTGGTGGGAATGGATCTCAAACTACATCGGCGCAGCAAGCTTCAGCTTCTTCGTCGGCTCGAGTGGGAGCCATTGAGTTTGTCAACGCCCACGATGTGGCGATGATGCTAGTCGGTCACGATGACGGCATAGTCAGGGTGTGGCAGGAGCCATCATTCGAATCGAATCGGGAGTCTAGTCGTTTGGTCACAGCTTGGGACGCTTTGCCCTTGCGTGTGTCCAAAAAAGAAATGCCCGGAATCGTGATGTCATGGCAGCAGGTCACCCAGCAACTTGTGGTGGCCGGTTCGACGCGATACCTTCGCATTTGGGATGCCGAAAAGGAGCTTAAAGTTTGTGATATACCCGTGGGCGCTGAGACGGTAGTAAAAGCGCTCTCCCCAGCCCCACCAGATCCGACGCGGATGGATTTACTGGCTGCTGGTTGTAGTGACGGAAGCGTACGGATCTTTGATCGACGTTGTGCACCCAACGATGCCAGAGTGAGAGTCTATCGAGAGCATGCCGGTGCCATATTGACAACCTATTTGAGAGACGATCAAACTACACTTGTCTCGGGATGTTCCCAAGGACGGGTGAATGTCTTTGACATGCGAGGCAGGAGCACACTGCATCAATGGGAGGTTGGCTGTGATGTTTTAGCAATAGCCGTCCATCCTGGTGTGGATCTGGTAGCCTGCGGCAGTAGTCAGAAGATTGCAATCTATCGACAGTGCGGTCGGACGCAGACGGTGTTAAGAAGTCACGAAAGTGGCTTCATGGGACCGAGAGTAGGACTGCCATCGTGTTTGTCCTTCCACTCGCATAAAGTGAATTTGGCTGTTGGATTTACGGACAACACGGTGGCTGTTTATGGATCACCGGGTCTTCCAG ttttataa